One Serpentinicella alkaliphila DNA segment encodes these proteins:
- a CDS encoding ATP-binding protein yields the protein MFEQHVKDIINNYERKRMANGRKKEIRIKEVYEKVPKIEEIDKEIRFTGISLSRSILMGQGNPDEIIENMKNKIEKLKQEKAILLTENNIPLNYLEDEYDCTQCHDKGYLSNGSKCSCFKQQLINYAFSMSNLSNILEKENFHTFDINVFSDEPYEEGLISPRENMLDILNVSEGFVFNFDNANEENLLFYGSTGLGKTFLINCISKALLNKGKMVIYQTAFKLIEILESIRFGEKSNNNDKYNLIFDADLLVIDDLGTEMTNSFTNSELFNIINSRLLANKKTIISTNLSPKEIIERYDDRIFSRVFSKFTILHFYGHDLRWEVK from the coding sequence ATGTTCGAACAGCATGTAAAGGATATTATTAATAATTACGAAAGAAAAAGAATGGCCAATGGACGTAAAAAAGAGATTAGAATCAAAGAGGTATATGAAAAAGTCCCAAAAATTGAAGAAATAGATAAAGAAATTAGATTTACAGGAATTTCACTTTCCCGTTCAATTTTAATGGGTCAAGGTAATCCCGATGAAATTATTGAAAATATGAAAAATAAGATAGAAAAGCTAAAACAAGAAAAGGCTATACTCTTAACAGAAAACAATATACCTTTAAACTACTTAGAGGATGAATATGACTGTACCCAATGTCATGATAAGGGATACTTAAGTAATGGCTCTAAATGTAGTTGCTTCAAGCAACAATTAATAAATTATGCCTTTTCTATGTCAAACCTTTCAAATATATTGGAAAAGGAAAATTTTCATACATTTGATATAAATGTTTTTTCAGATGAGCCTTATGAGGAAGGACTTATTTCACCAAGGGAAAATATGTTGGATATTCTAAATGTGAGTGAAGGTTTTGTTTTTAACTTTGACAATGCAAATGAGGAAAACTTATTATTCTATGGTTCTACAGGATTAGGTAAAACTTTTCTTATTAACTGTATATCAAAAGCCCTTTTAAACAAAGGGAAAATGGTTATATATCAAACAGCATTTAAGCTAATTGAAATACTTGAAAGCATACGTTTTGGTGAGAAATCAAATAATAATGATAAATATAACCTTATATTTGATGCTGATTTACTAGTAATCGATGACCTAGGTACAGAAATGACTAATTCTTTTACTAATAGTGAACTGTTTAATATAATTAATAGCCGTTTATTAGCCAATAAAAAGACCATCATATCTACAAACTTGTCCCCTAAGGAAATAATAGAACGTTATGATGATAGAATATTTTCAAGAGTATTTTCAAAATTTACTATACTCCATTTCTACGGACATGATTTAAGATGGGAAGTAAAATAA
- a CDS encoding adenylosuccinate synthase, which translates to MSATIIVGAQWGDEGKGKVIDFLAAKADVVVRSQGGNNAGHTVIVDNKKYAFHLMPSGVLYEDKINVVSNGVVFDPEGFLKELEILEAQGIKTDNILIDERVHIIFPYHKKIDALEEAARGDDPIGTTQKGIGPCYMDKVERSGIRLGEMLDPDLFKERLFVQVERKNKIIEKIYNSEGFDKEEIYNKYCGYADKLRKYVTDTTVVVHEALVNNKDVLFEGAQGTLLDIDLGTYPYVTSSHPTSGGFCVGAGVGPNMIDKVVGVVKAYTTRVGKGPFPTELDNEIGDLIRTKGNEFGTTTGRPRRCGWFDGVMLKYTARVNGLTSISLMLLDVLSGFEKIKICVGYDFNGENLQHFPASISNLGKCVPIYEELDGWKEDITDITKYEDLPENAKNYIKRIESYVGLPIKIISVGPKRTQTIVRD; encoded by the coding sequence ATGAGTGCAACTATAATTGTAGGGGCTCAATGGGGTGACGAAGGAAAAGGAAAAGTTATAGATTTTTTAGCTGCTAAAGCAGATGTTGTAGTTAGATCACAGGGTGGAAATAATGCGGGACATACCGTAATTGTTGATAATAAAAAATATGCTTTTCATTTGATGCCATCAGGAGTTTTATACGAAGATAAAATAAACGTAGTGTCTAATGGGGTAGTTTTTGATCCAGAAGGATTTTTAAAAGAGTTAGAAATATTAGAAGCACAGGGTATAAAAACTGATAATATTTTAATTGATGAAAGAGTACACATAATATTTCCATACCACAAAAAAATTGATGCTTTAGAAGAGGCGGCTAGGGGAGATGATCCTATTGGTACAACGCAAAAGGGGATTGGTCCTTGCTACATGGACAAAGTAGAAAGATCAGGCATAAGATTAGGAGAAATGTTAGATCCTGATTTATTCAAGGAAAGATTATTTGTACAAGTTGAAAGAAAAAATAAAATTATTGAAAAGATATACAATAGTGAAGGCTTTGATAAAGAAGAAATATATAATAAATACTGTGGATATGCAGATAAACTAAGAAAATATGTTACAGATACAACTGTAGTTGTACATGAAGCTCTAGTAAATAATAAGGATGTTCTATTTGAAGGGGCTCAGGGAACTTTATTAGATATAGACCTAGGAACATATCCTTATGTTACTTCATCTCATCCAACTTCTGGAGGATTTTGTGTTGGTGCTGGAGTAGGTCCAAATATGATAGATAAGGTAGTGGGTGTTGTTAAAGCGTATACTACGAGAGTAGGTAAAGGCCCATTCCCTACAGAGCTAGATAATGAAATTGGAGATTTAATTAGAACAAAAGGTAATGAATTTGGGACTACTACTGGAAGACCAAGAAGATGTGGTTGGTTTGACGGAGTAATGCTTAAATATACAGCTAGAGTGAATGGGTTAACGTCAATCTCGTTAATGTTACTTGATGTACTGAGTGGTTTTGAAAAAATTAAAATATGTGTAGGTTATGACTTTAATGGTGAGAACCTTCAACATTTTCCTGCAAGTATAAGTAATTTAGGGAAATGCGTACCGATATATGAAGAGTTAGATGGTTGGAAAGAAGATATAACTGATATAACAAAATATGAAGATTTGCCAGAAAACGCAAAAAATTATATTAAGAGAATAGAATCATACGTAGGATTACCAATAAAAATTATATCAGTTGGACCTAAAAGAACCCAAACAATAGTAAGAGACTAA
- the rplI gene encoding 50S ribosomal protein L9 has protein sequence MKVILSADVKGLGKKGELVNASDGYARNFLFPKKLAVEATDTNMKKVESEKKAVLAKEQSMLEEAKALAEKIEKLTVEIKTKAGEGGRLFGSVTSKEVSEKVEEISGIKIDKRKIDMQEPIKALGVKNVDVKLHPKVTAKLKVQVIEQ, from the coding sequence ATGAAAGTAATTTTATCAGCAGATGTAAAAGGTTTAGGAAAAAAAGGTGAACTTGTAAATGCAAGTGATGGATATGCTAGAAATTTTCTATTTCCTAAAAAATTAGCTGTAGAGGCAACAGATACAAATATGAAAAAGGTAGAATCAGAAAAGAAAGCTGTGTTGGCTAAAGAACAGTCTATGCTAGAAGAAGCTAAAGCACTGGCAGAAAAAATTGAAAAACTAACTGTAGAAATTAAAACTAAAGCTGGTGAGGGCGGAAGACTATTCGGTTCCGTAACCTCAAAAGAGGTAAGTGAAAAAGTAGAAGAAATATCAGGTATTAAAATTGATAAAAGAAAAATTGATATGCAAGAGCCAATTAAAGCCCTTGGTGTTAAAAATGTTGATGTCAAACTACATCCAAAAGTTACTGCAAAGCTAAAAGTTCAAGTTATCGAACAGTAG
- a CDS encoding DHH family phosphoesterase, translating into MNSKKFFKLLVPDTRIYLIITTVLTGIIAYYNPYISIIGIFLLAYLIYYNLKVTNIRREEWTRYIEDLSADIDSATKQAILNLPMPLTIVEIDGTITWYNPKFLELVQKSDLLENNIEEIINNFDLRKVIRQKSEDNLVINNRSFKVLHNVIKLPKEHSSNFIIMLYWIETTDFENLKKTMNQEKIVAINVQIDNFDEVMQNTEDAFRPLVIAEIDHRINIWVNKLNGIIRKHAQDKFVVILENRYLEKAESKKFEILDEIREINMGNKIPITLSIGVGAQGTNLIQTFEFSNTARDIALGRGGDQAAVKMNDKISFYGGKTKTVEKSTKVRARVISHALKQLIEQSENVLIMGHKYADLDAFGSSLGIYRAVKNRGKEAHIILSESNPAIETLLNRILLEEEYKRNIIGFDEANARVRDNTLLVVVDTHRPSFTEHPSILNRTNKIVLIDHHRRGTEYIQNTVLNYHETYASSTSELVTELLYYMDDKINIKPIEAEALMAGIAVDTKNFTFKTGVRTFEAASMLKRAGADTTAVKQLFQDDFETVRLKSEVVKNAKTYKEVIAISCFEEQTRGAQLIAAQASDELIGIRGIRASFVLGRKNDKIIISGRSMGDINVQVILEKLGGGGHLTIAGAQLEGFTLEEALKTLENTIDEYFINEGEEI; encoded by the coding sequence ATGAATAGTAAAAAATTTTTTAAATTACTAGTTCCAGACACTCGTATATACTTAATAATTACAACTGTACTTACAGGTATAATTGCCTATTATAACCCCTATATAAGTATAATTGGTATTTTTTTATTGGCGTATTTAATTTACTATAATTTAAAGGTTACAAATATACGAAGAGAAGAATGGACTAGGTACATTGAGGATCTATCTGCGGATATAGACTCTGCAACTAAACAGGCAATTTTAAATTTACCTATGCCACTTACTATTGTAGAAATAGATGGTACTATAACTTGGTATAATCCAAAGTTTTTAGAGTTAGTACAAAAAAGTGATTTGCTTGAAAACAATATCGAAGAAATTATTAATAACTTTGATCTCAGAAAGGTAATTAGGCAAAAAAGTGAAGATAACCTAGTAATAAATAATAGAAGTTTTAAGGTATTACATAATGTTATAAAGTTACCAAAGGAACACTCCTCTAATTTTATAATTATGTTATATTGGATAGAAACTACTGATTTTGAAAATCTTAAAAAAACGATGAATCAAGAAAAAATTGTTGCTATTAACGTTCAAATAGATAATTTTGATGAGGTAATGCAAAATACGGAGGATGCATTTAGACCTTTGGTTATAGCAGAAATTGACCATCGAATTAACATTTGGGTAAATAAACTTAATGGAATTATACGTAAGCATGCCCAAGATAAATTTGTTGTTATTTTAGAAAACCGTTATTTAGAAAAGGCAGAGTCTAAAAAGTTTGAAATTTTAGATGAGATTAGAGAAATAAACATGGGAAATAAAATTCCTATTACATTAAGTATTGGAGTTGGTGCTCAGGGTACAAACCTCATTCAAACCTTTGAGTTTTCAAATACAGCTAGAGATATCGCCCTTGGTAGAGGAGGAGACCAAGCTGCAGTTAAAATGAATGATAAAATTAGCTTTTATGGCGGTAAAACAAAAACTGTAGAAAAGAGTACGAAGGTAAGGGCCAGAGTTATATCCCATGCATTAAAGCAATTGATTGAGCAATCAGAAAATGTATTAATAATGGGCCATAAATATGCTGATTTAGATGCCTTTGGATCATCATTAGGTATTTACCGTGCAGTAAAAAATAGGGGAAAGGAGGCACATATAATATTAAGTGAATCTAATCCTGCTATTGAAACACTTTTAAATAGAATATTATTAGAAGAAGAATATAAGCGAAATATAATTGGTTTTGACGAGGCTAATGCTAGAGTAAGGGATAACACTCTACTAGTTGTTGTTGATACTCATAGGCCGAGCTTTACAGAACATCCTAGTATTCTAAATAGAACTAATAAAATAGTTTTAATAGACCATCATAGAAGGGGAACTGAGTATATTCAAAATACCGTATTAAACTATCATGAAACCTATGCCTCTTCCACAAGTGAATTAGTTACAGAGCTTCTTTACTATATGGATGATAAAATAAATATTAAGCCTATTGAAGCAGAGGCTCTTATGGCAGGTATCGCAGTAGATACTAAGAATTTTACATTTAAAACAGGGGTGAGGACCTTTGAGGCAGCCTCTATGTTAAAAAGAGCTGGGGCAGATACTACTGCAGTGAAACAACTTTTCCAAGATGACTTCGAAACAGTACGATTAAAGTCTGAAGTAGTTAAAAATGCTAAAACTTACAAAGAAGTAATAGCTATTTCTTGCTTTGAAGAACAAACCCGCGGAGCACAGCTAATTGCAGCTCAGGCATCAGATGAGTTAATAGGCATAAGGGGAATTAGAGCATCTTTTGTACTAGGCAGAAAAAATGATAAAATAATAATAAGTGGTAGGTCTATGGGCGATATAAATGTACAAGTTATTCTTGAAAAATTAGGCGGTGGAGGACATCTTACGATCGCTGGGGCCCAACTGGAAGGTTTTACGTTAGAAGAGGCATTGAAAACACTTGAAAATACGATAGATGAATATTTTATTAATGAGGGGGAAGAAATATGA
- a CDS encoding DUF1858 domain-containing protein produces the protein MKITENMTIMEVMNMDRSVASVFMKFGLHCLGCPGATMESIADAGRVHGIDVDKLVAELNKFFEEK, from the coding sequence ATGAAAATCACCGAAAACATGACTATAATGGAAGTAATGAACATGGATAGATCAGTGGCTTCAGTGTTTATGAAGTTTGGTTTACATTGTTTAGGTTGCCCAGGGGCAACTATGGAGAGTATTGCTGATGCAGGTAGAGTCCACGGAATAGATGTGGATAAGTTAGTTGCTGAACTTAATAAGTTTTTTGAAGAAAAATAA
- the dnaB gene encoding replicative DNA helicase has translation MNIENMLYKVPPHSVEAEQSVLGSMLLDKEAILTVLEVLDPEDFYKEAHMEIYESIITIFNKNEPVDIVTLTDELKKRGTLDAIGGIPYLTSLASSVPITANVKYYAEIVEEKSTLRRLIKASEEIIQLGYNSELEIAEVIETAQKNIYDISQNRQQEGFTEIKELLSNTFDRIEELYENKKGITGLTTGFIDLDRKLGGLHGSDLVLVAARPAMGKSAFALNLAHNAALKANASVAVFSLEMSKEQLVLRILAAESMIDLNKLQNGHLNEEEWTKLARSIAMLSKSNIYFDDSAGISVTEMRSKCRRLKMEKGLDLILIDYLQLMQGERRSENRQQEISSISRNLKIMAKELDCPVIALSQLSRAPDARADHRPILSDLRESGAIEQDADLVMFLYRDEYYNQESEKKNIAEVLISKHRHGETGTVELVWLGNFQKFMDYDKNRT, from the coding sequence ATGAATATAGAAAATATGCTATATAAAGTGCCACCCCATAGTGTTGAGGCAGAGCAATCAGTACTAGGGTCTATGTTGTTAGATAAAGAGGCTATATTAACAGTTCTAGAGGTTTTAGATCCAGAAGATTTTTATAAAGAAGCACATATGGAGATTTATGAGAGCATTATAACTATTTTTAATAAAAATGAACCAGTAGATATAGTTACTTTGACTGATGAATTAAAAAAAAGGGGCACATTGGATGCTATAGGGGGGATACCCTATTTAACAAGCCTAGCGTCTAGTGTACCTATAACAGCCAATGTAAAGTATTATGCTGAAATAGTAGAGGAAAAATCTACTTTAAGAAGATTAATTAAGGCTTCAGAGGAAATTATTCAACTTGGATATAACTCTGAACTTGAAATTGCTGAAGTTATTGAAACTGCACAAAAGAATATATACGATATATCCCAAAATCGGCAACAAGAAGGTTTTACAGAGATAAAAGAGCTACTATCCAATACATTTGATAGAATTGAAGAATTATATGAAAATAAAAAAGGAATTACTGGTTTAACCACGGGGTTTATTGATCTAGATAGAAAGCTAGGGGGCCTACACGGCTCGGACCTTGTTCTAGTTGCTGCAAGACCTGCCATGGGTAAATCCGCCTTTGCTTTAAATTTAGCCCACAATGCTGCTTTAAAGGCTAATGCGTCGGTGGCAGTGTTTAGCTTAGAGATGTCAAAGGAACAGTTAGTTTTAAGGATTTTAGCTGCTGAATCGATGATTGATTTGAATAAACTACAAAATGGACATTTAAATGAAGAAGAGTGGACAAAGCTAGCTAGATCAATTGCTATGCTTTCAAAATCAAATATTTATTTTGATGACTCTGCTGGAATATCAGTAACAGAAATGAGATCTAAGTGTAGACGTTTAAAGATGGAAAAAGGTTTAGATTTAATTCTAATTGACTATTTACAGCTAATGCAAGGGGAAAGGCGAAGTGAAAATAGGCAACAGGAGATATCGAGTATTTCCCGTAATTTAAAAATTATGGCTAAGGAATTAGACTGTCCTGTAATAGCACTTTCCCAGTTATCCAGAGCCCCAGATGCAAGAGCTGATCATAGACCTATACTTTCAGACTTAAGGGAATCTGGTGCTATAGAGCAGGATGCGGATTTAGTTATGTTTTTATATAGGGACGAATACTATAACCAAGAAAGCGAAAAGAAAAATATAGCTGAGGTGTTGATATCTAAACATCGTCATGGAGAAACGGGCACTGTAGAATTAGTATGGTTGGGTAATTTTCAAAAATTTATGGATTATGATAAAAATAGAACATAA